The following are encoded in a window of Danio aesculapii chromosome 12, fDanAes4.1, whole genome shotgun sequence genomic DNA:
- the gpx9 gene encoding glutathione peroxidase 9, with the protein MNALMDMYGGQRFTVLGFPCNQFGLQSPEENHETLNVLQYVRPGSGFLPKFPIFSRIEVNGSDEDPLYAYLKESLPFVNPVIGDIRKLYWSPIKANDVRWNFEKFLITADGRPYKREDPSGNSVRQLRGSDGAEWI; encoded by the exons ATGAATGCACTCATGGACATGTATGGAGGACAGCGCTTTACAGTGCTCGGATTCCCCTGCAATCAGTTTGGTCTCCAGTCACCTG AGGAGAACCATGAAACCCTGAATGTTCTGCAGTATGTGAGACCAGGATCCGGTTTCCTCCCAAAGTTCCCTATTTTCAGTAGGATTGAGGTGAACGGCTCTGATGAAGATCCTCTGTATGCTTACCTGAAG GAAAGTCTTCCGTTTGTCAATCCTGTCATTGGAGACATCAGGAAGCTCTACTGGTCTCCCATAAAAGCCAATGATGTCCGCTGGAACTTTGAGAAGTTTCTCATCACCGCAGACGGACGTCCCTACAAACG TGAAGATCCCTCAGGAAACTCTGTCCGGCAGCTGAGAGGATCTGATGGGGCCGAGTGGATCTGA